The genomic region AAATTTTGATACCATTATTCAAAATGGCACTATTTACAACGGAACGGGCGACGCTCCATTTACAGCTGATATTGGAATGAGGGCAGACACCATTGCTGCTATTGGTGACCTGAGCTCCTCGGATGCCCCCGTCATCATTGATGCTGAAGAGCTTGCCGTATCCCCCGGCTTTATCAATATGCTGAGCTGGGCTAATTACTCTCTTTTGAATGACGGAAGGTCTATGAGCGATATCAAACAAGGAGTAACCCTGGAAATCTTTGGTGAAGGATCCTCGATGGGGCCACTGAATGAGGAAATGCACCAAAATAATGAACGCCCCTGGACAACTCTTGGTGAATACCTTGAACATCTTACAAAAGAACAGGGGATTTCGACCAACGTAGCCTCATTTGTAGGAGCAACAACCATTCGCCAACATGTCATTGGTTCTCAAAACGTGTCCCCAACTGCGGCTGAGCTGAGGCAAATGCAACAGCTTGTTCGGGAAGCAATGGAAGAAGGAGCTTTGGGAGTCGGTTCATCTCTTATCTATGCTCCGGCCTTTTTTGCAAGCACAGAAGAACTCATTGCCCTTGCAGAAGCAGCTGCCGAATATGACGGTACTTATATTTCCCATATCCGAAGTGAAGGGGATGACTTGCTAAAAGCAACAGATGAGCTTTTTACCATTGCTACTGAAGCTGGGATTGATGCTCAAATATATCATCTTAAAGCAGCCGGAAAACGAAACTGGGATAAACTCCCTGTGGTATTGACGAAAATTGATTCTCTCCGAAGTTCAGGGCATAATATTTCAGCAAATATGTACACCTACACTGCAGCTTCTACCGGCCTCGA from Gracilimonas sp. harbors:
- a CDS encoding amidohydrolase family protein, encoding MWRKNLLPALLLLIATACTHQNFDTIIQNGTIYNGTGDAPFTADIGMRADTIAAIGDLSSSDAPVIIDAEELAVSPGFINMLSWANYSLLNDGRSMSDIKQGVTLEIFGEGSSMGPLNEEMHQNNERPWTTLGEYLEHLTKEQGISTNVASFVGATTIRQHVIGSQNVSPTAAELRQMQQLVREAMEEGALGVGSSLIYAPAFFASTEELIALAEAAAEYDGTYISHIRSEGDDLLKATDELFTIATEAGIDAQIYHLKAAGKRNWDKLPVVLTKIDSLRSSGHNISANMYTYTAASTGLDATIPPTVQEGSYQDFITRLKQPEIREQVLASMRSSQTDWENFYQLAGAPENILLVGFNEDSLKHFTGKNLAEISEIRNTDPAETIIDLIIENNGDISSVFFVMSEENVRTKIKVPYMSFGSDARSVAAEGEVLESSTHPRTYGTFARLLGKYVRDENVISLEEAIYRLTGLPAKNLKLQKRGYLSEGYFGDIVIFDPATIEDKATFTQPHQYAVGVHHVFVNGVQVLKDGEHTGAMPGQVVRGPGWK